From the Juglans microcarpa x Juglans regia isolate MS1-56 chromosome 3D, Jm3101_v1.0, whole genome shotgun sequence genome, the window atcattttatcttcacattttatgaaatataaaatataaaatatgagaattaaagaataaaattatatattttgaaagtgGCGCgtaaaatgttgaatttttGTGTAGTGACTCATAAAGAATTGTCAAACTTTTGCATGGATGACGCACTCAACATTTGGAAGGCCATTGTCGATTGGTTAGTGGCAACTTGGTGCATgttttttgtatatatacaGAAGAAAATACCTCATACAAGTTCATCAAGCTCAACCACTTCTCCTAAGAACGGGGCTAAGCTCCATCTCTGCACTCTAGAGATTGATCGATCATGGAGGTCTggttcatcatcctcatctctCTCTGTGCCTGTTTTTCCCTAAAATCACTTTTCAgctttttctcttcctccaaaACCACCAAGAAGAATGTTTCCCAAGGCAATCTCCCGCCGGGACCCCCAACTCTGCCTTTCATAGGAAATCTTCATTTGCTTCCCAAATCCATGGTTGATTTGAGATCTCTCATGTATGATCTCTCCCACAAGTATGGCCCGATTCTCACCGTCTATCTCGGCTCTGAACCCCTCATCTTCATCACCTCCTACACCCTTGCCCACCAAGCCCTTGTTCGACACGGCGCCACCTTTGCAAACCGACCTGCAGTCGTCCCCGTTAGCTCTGTTCTCAGCAACAACCACAAAGATATCGGCGGATCCCCCTTTGGCCCAACCTGGAAAGCCCTCCGTCGTAATCTCATTTCGGAAGTTCTCCACCCGACTTCGTTGAAATCTTACTCTGTTGAACGCAAGCGTGTCTTGGACTCATTGATCAAGGGCTTCCATGAATCTTCCAAGCTCAATCAGCCCGTCCGTCTGCTCGATCATATCCACCCCGCTTTATTTTCCTTGTTCATTCGCATGACTTTCGGAGAACTCAGCGAGACTCAAATCAAAGAAGTTGAAGGAATACAATATCAATTTCTTGTCTCTTACGAGAAGTTCACTGTGCTCGCTACCTGGCCCAGACTGGGGAAGTTGCTTCTCAGAAACCGTTGGAAAAGGTACCTACAATTCTTGAAGAACCAAGATGATGTGATTTTACCATTGATCAGAGCCCGGAAGAAGTTGAGACAAGAGAGAGGCAAGGCATTCGAACAGATTTCTTACATAGATTCCTTACTGGACCTGAAAATACCCGGAGAGAAAGGTAACGTGGAAGAAGCAGATGTTCTGAGCTTGTGCTCGGAGTTAATCAATGCAGGAGGCGACACAAGTACAACGATGCTGCAGTGGGTTTTGGCATATTTAGTGAAACACCCACGAGTTCAATCCAAACTTTTTGCAGAAATCAGCAAGGTGGTGGCAAAAGGAGCGAAAGAAGTTGAGGAAGATGATTTGCACAAGATTCCATATCTGAAAGCAGTGGTTCTCGAGACTCTGAGAATTCACCCTCCAAACACCTTGTTGGTTCCACACACACCCATGGAAGATGTTGAGCTCGGCGGCTACACAATCCCAAAAGACACGAAGGTGAACATCGTGACAGCACTGATCGGGAGAGATCCAAACGTTTGGGAGAATCCCATGGAGTTTAGGCCGGAGAGATTGCTGACTAGTGAAGACATTGGAGAAGAAGTGTCTGATGTAACAGCGTTCAAGATGATGCCCTTTGGTGCTGGGAGAAGGAAGTGTCCCGGGAACAAACTAGGATTGCTTCTCCTCCAGTATTTTGTTTCAAATCTGGTCTGGAATTTTGAGTTCAAAACAGTGGATGGGGAAGGTGTTGATCTTTCAGAAAAGGTAAAGTTCTTGATTGTGATGAAGAATCCAGTGCGTGCCTATATATCTCCAAGAATCAAATAGCTAGACAGATCCAACACTGTTACTTTGAAGAATGAAAATAAGGACCTTTTGTTCCTCATTTGACATCCAGATGATCCGAAAGCTGAAATTCATCCTTTCTCCCTATAACAGGAGCAGGGCTAAATGACTGATCTGATCTGATGATCCCATTgtagtgatttctttttctttttgcttttgttctATGATTATATATGCTTTCTGAGTTTATTATTGATCCGTCTTGTTATTTGTGCTGAAATACAGAGAAATAAATAGCCCATGATGTTAAAGGATAAGCATGTTTTGCGTCTGCATTTTAATGagcaaattttacaaattacaagtccTCCAAGTACATAAACTAAACTGCATCTTCTGAAATAATTTGGCAACTCAACCATTAATTGATACTTGAGTTGCAATTCCAAGCTGTTTAGTTTGTGTTTGAAACCGAACT encodes:
- the LOC121256620 gene encoding cytochrome P450 89A2-like, with amino-acid sequence MEVWFIILISLCACFSLKSLFSFFSSSKTTKKNVSQGNLPPGPPTLPFIGNLHLLPKSMVDLRSLMYDLSHKYGPILTVYLGSEPLIFITSYTLAHQALVRHGATFANRPAVVPVSSVLSNNHKDIGGSPFGPTWKALRRNLISEVLHPTSLKSYSVERKRVLDSLIKGFHESSKLNQPVRLLDHIHPALFSLFIRMTFGELSETQIKEVEGIQYQFLVSYEKFTVLATWPRLGKLLLRNRWKRYLQFLKNQDDVILPLIRARKKLRQERGKAFEQISYIDSLLDLKIPGEKGNVEEADVLSLCSELINAGGDTSTTMLQWVLAYLVKHPRVQSKLFAEISKVVAKGAKEVEEDDLHKIPYLKAVVLETLRIHPPNTLLVPHTPMEDVELGGYTIPKDTKVNIVTALIGRDPNVWENPMEFRPERLLTSEDIGEEVSDVTAFKMMPFGAGRRKCPGNKLGLLLLQYFVSNLVWNFEFKTVDGEGVDLSEKVKFLIVMKNPVRAYISPRIK